The proteins below are encoded in one region of Oncorhynchus masou masou isolate Uvic2021 chromosome 15, UVic_Omas_1.1, whole genome shotgun sequence:
- the LOC135555813 gene encoding chromobox protein homolog 1-like, with amino-acid sequence MSEPTATATEAPSDVIPSVTTGVTTEGVDQLSTNANEPPKEEVKLAATAGKKQTKKKVEEVVEEEEEEYVVEKVLDRRVVKGRVEFLLKWKGFSDEDNTWEPQDNLDCPDLIAEYMQNHHNKKESYKKESGGKRKAGESDTEAGGEEGRPKKRKDEAEKPRGFARGLDPERIIGATDSSGELMFLMKWKNSDEADLVPAKEANIKCPQVVISFYEERLTWHSYPTEEEEKKDDKN; translated from the exons ATGAGTGAGCCTACTGCTACCGCTACAGAAGCCCCTAGCGATGTGATCCCTAGTGTTACTACTGGTGTTACCACAGAAGGTGTAGATCAACTTTCTACAAATGCAAACG AGCCCCCCAAGGAAGAGGTCAAGTTGGCGGCAACAGCAGGCAAGAAGCAGACCAAGAagaaggtggaggaggtggtagaggaagaggaggaggaatatgTGGTGGAGAAGGTGCTGGACCGACGGGTGGTAAAGGGACGCGTTGAGTTTCTGCTCAAATGGAAAGGCTTCTCAGA TGAGGACAATACATGGGAACCACAGGACAACCTGGATTGCCCTGACCTGATTGCTGAGTACATGCAGAATCATCATAACAAAAAAGAAAGTTACAAGAAAGAGTCTGGTGGCAAGAGGAAAGCTGGTGAGTCTGACacagaggcagggggtgaagaAGGCAGGCCCAAGAAAAGGAAAGATGAG GCAGAGAAGCCCAGAGGCTTTGCTCGTGGACTTGACCCCGAACGGATCATTGGAGCCACAGACTCCAGTGGAGAGCTGATGTTCCTCATGAAATG GAAGAACAGTGATGAGGCGGACCTGGTGCCGGCCAAGGAGGCCAACATTAAATGTCCACAGGTGGTCATATCCTTCTACGAGGAGCGCCTGACATGGCACTCCTACCCcactgaggaggaagagaagaaggatGATAAGAACTAG